One region of Lebetimonas natsushimae genomic DNA includes:
- the fliS gene encoding flagellar export chaperone FliS gives MTYNKALDSYNQMNVQIDKPEKLILMLYEGALRFANFAKKAIKEGNIEKKVHYIIKVSNIFIELINSLDFEKGGNVAYYLNGLYAYQLELLAKANLENNEKYLDDVIRVLKGLIEAWKEETGIN, from the coding sequence AAAGCCCTTGACAGTTATAATCAAATGAATGTGCAGATTGACAAACCTGAAAAATTAATACTTATGCTTTATGAAGGGGCTCTTAGATTCGCTAATTTTGCAAAAAAAGCTATAAAAGAGGGAAATATAGAAAAAAAGGTTCATTATATAATTAAAGTTTCAAATATTTTTATAGAACTTATCAATTCCCTTGATTTTGAAAAAGGCGGTAATGTTGCATATTATTTAAACGGGTTATATGCATATCAGCTTGAACTTCTAGCAAAAGCCAATTTAGAAAATAATGAAAAATATTTAGATGATGTGATTAGAGTATTAAAAGGGCTTATTGAAGCCTGGAAAGAAGAAACAGGTATAAACTAA